CCGGGTCCGGCACAGGCACCGCAGAAAGCAGCGCCTGGGTATAGGGATGCTGCGGCTGTGCATAGAGCGACTCGGCCTCGGCCAGTTCCATCACCCGGCCCAGATACATGACCAGCACCCGGTCCGAGATATGCTTCACCACCGACAGGTCATGGGCGATGAAGATCAGCGCCAGCCCGAGATCGCGTTGCAGATCGCCCAGAAGATTGATGACCTGCGCCTGGATCGAGACATCCAGCGCCGAGACGGGCTCGTCGCAGATCACCAGCTTGGGCTCGACGATCAGGGCGCGGGCGATGCCGATGCGCTGACACTGCCCGCCCGAGAATTCATGCGGATAGCGGTTGATCTGGTTGGGCAGCAGACCGACACGCTCCATCATCTGCTTGACGCGGGTCTTGACCTCGGCGCGGGGCAGAGAGGGGTGATGCGTGCGCAGCGGCTCGGCGATGATCTGGCCTACGGTCATGCGCGGGTTCAGCGAGGCCAGCGGGTCCTGGAACACCATCTGGATGTCGCTGCGATATTTCAGCATCCGGCGCGGGCTCAGCCCGATCAGATCGGTGCCGTCCTGCCATGTTGCCGTGCCCGTCGCCGGGGCAAGCCCGATCAGCGCGCGGGCCAGCGTCGATTTGCCCGAGCCAGATTCGCCCACGATCCCCAGCGTTTCGCCGGGTTGCAGCGTGAAGTCCACGCCGCCCACCGCATGAAGCAGCCGGGGCGGGGTCCAGGGCATGTCGCCTTCGCGGCGGATGTCGAAGGTCACGCGCAGATCGCGCACATCGAGCAGCGGCTTAGCGTTGGTCATCGGGAAGCTCCTGCGGGGTTCCGGCACTGGCGGGGCCGACGGTGACGCCGTCCTTAATCTGCGGCTCGGGCTCCGGGGTGGAGGCCGCGCCCTGTTCATCGGCGGCAGCCTCGATGGGCAGGTCGTCATGGGCGGGCGGCCCGGCGCGGACGGCTTCGATCGGGGCGTGACAGGCACGCTCGCGCCCCGGCGCAAAACCGTCGAGCGGCGGCATGGTGGTCCGGCAACGCTCCATCACATAGTCGCAGCGCGGCGCGAAGGGACAGCCGGCGGGCGGCCGGGTCATGTTGGGCGGGCTGCCGGGAATGGCGGAAAGCCGGTCGCCCTTCTGATCGACGCGCGGGATCGCCGCCAGCAGGCCCTGGGTATAGGGGTGGCTGGGATCGGCGAAGGCGGGGTCGGTGGGGGCGCGTTCCATCACCCGGCCGCCATACATCACCATCACCCGCTCGCACGAACCTGCCACGACGCCGAGATCATGGGTGATGAGGATCATCGCCATGCCGAATTCGTCCTGCAATTCATCCAGCAGCGTCATGATCTGCGCCTGAACCGTCACGTCGAGCGCGGTGGTCGGTTCATCCGCGATCAGCAGATCGGGCTTGCACAGAAGCGCCATCGCGATCATCACCCGCTGCCGCATTCCGCCGGAAAATTCATGCGGAAACAGCCGCGCACGGCCCCTGGCGTCGGGAATGCGCACCGCATCCAGCATACGGATCGATTCATCGACCGCTTCGCGCTTCGACATGCCATGATGCAACACCAGCACCTCGGCCATCTGGTCGGCGACCCGCATATAAGGGTTGAGCGAGGTCATCGGGTCCTGGAACACCATCGCGATCCGCTCGGCCCGGATCTTGTTCAGCAGCTTCGGCTTCGCGTTCAGGATCTCCTGCCCGTCGAAGGTGACGCTGCCGGTGGCGCGGCCATTCTTGGCCAGCAGCCCCATGATCGAAAAGGCAAGCTGCGATTTGCCCGACCCCGATTCGCCCACGATGCCGAGCGTCTCGCCCCGGTCGAGCGACAGGTTGATGCCGTTGACGGCGTGCACATCGCCATCATTGGTCTGGAAGGTGACGTTCAGATCCTTGACGTTCAGCAAAGCCATCAGCGGTCCCTCGGGTCCAGAGCGTCGCGCAGCCCGTCTCCGATGAAGAACAGCGCGAACAGGGTGACGCAGAAGAAACCGAGCGGGAAGCCAAGCTGCCAGATCGTCCCGTAACGCATCGTGCCGGCCCCCTCCGAGATCAGCGCCCCCCAGGAGGTCAGCGGTTCCTGCACGCCGAGGCCGAGGAACGAGATGAAGCTTTCGGTCAGGATCATCAGCGGGACCAGCAGCGTGGCATAGACGGCGACGACGCCCAGCAGGTTGGGCACGATATGGCGCAGGATGATCTTCCATGTCGGCACGCCGGTGGCGCGCGCCGCCTCGATGAATTCGCGGTTCTTCAGCGTCAGGGTCTGGCCGCGCACGATGCGCGACATTTCCAGCCACGAGATCAGCCCGATGCCGAGAAACAGCATCTCCAGCCGTCGGCCGAAGATCACCAGCAGCAGGATCAGCACGAACATATAAGGGATCGACAGCAGGATATCGACGATCCGCATCATCACCTGATCGGTGCGCCCGCCGACATAGCCCGAGGTCGCGCCGTAAAGCGTGCCGACCACCACGGCGACAAGCGCGCCGACCGTGCCGACCATCAGCGAGATCCGCGTGCCCATGACCGTACGGGCATAGATGTCGCGGCCCAGATCGTCGGTGCCGAAATAATGCCCGTTCTCGAGCGAGGGCGCGCCCTGCGTGGCCGCCGAGCCCATCACCATGAAGTCGATGGAATCGTAATCCCATTCCGCGAGATACAGCCCGAAGATCGCAAACAGGACCACCAGCACCAGAACGATCAGCGCGACCATCGCCGCCTTGTTCTTCACGAAACGCTTGCGGGCATCGGCCCAGGGGCTGCGGCCCCTGACCTCTTCCGCCGCCATACGGTCCGAGAGGCCCTTGATTTTATCGTGTTCGATCATGGTCATGTCATCAATACCTGATCTTGGGGTCGATCCACGCATAGAGGATATCGACGATTAGGCTGAACAATATGGTCAGCGCACCGACAAGGATCGTGACCCCCATCATCACCGCATAGTCGCGGTTCAGCGCCGAATCGACGAAGCTCTTGCCGATCCCGCCGGTCGAGAAATACATGTCGATCACCACCGAGCCGGTGATCATCGACACGAAAGCCGGCCCCAGATAAGAGATCACCGGCAGCAGCGCGGGTTTCAGCGCGTGTTTCCAGATCACCCGACGTTCCGGCAGGCCCTTGGCGCGGGCGGTGCGGATATGATTCGAACTCAGCACCTCCAGCATCGACGACCGGGTGATCCGGGCAATCGACGCCATATACGAGGTGCCAAGCGCGATCACCGGCATGATCCAGTAATCGGGGTTGTTGAAGCTCCACCCGCCGCCGGGCAGCCAGCCGAGCGAGAGGGTGAAGATCAGCACCAGGATCGGGGCCATGACGAAATTCGGCAGCACCTGCGCCCCGATCGAGATGCCGACGGCCAGATAGTCCAGCCATGAATTCTGCCGGACCGCCGCCGCCGCGCCGAGTGCCACGCCGACCACGACCGCCAGAATGAAGGACAGCAGACCATAGGTTAGCGTCACCGGGAAGCCGGCGGCGATGATCTCGTTCACCGAGCGGTCGGGATAGACGAAGCTGGGGCCGAAATCGAAATGCCGCAGAATGCCCCAGACGTAATCGACGATCTGCTTCCACAAAGGGTCGTCCAGCCCGTATTTCGCCTCGAGATTGGCGAGCACCTGCGCCGGCACTTCGCGTTCCTGAGTGAAAGGCCCGCCGGGGGCGGCATGCATCAGCATGAAAGAAAAGATGATCAGCAATAGCAGGGTCGGGATGGCAACAGCCAGCCGTCGCAGAATATATCCGAACATTCTCTGGTTCCGATTGGGTGCCCGAGAGCGTGACGCGAGAAGCGATGTGAAACGACCGGGACAGGTCCGCCCCGTCCCGGTCCGCGATATGGCGACGCCTTATTCGGCGGCGATATACATGTCCTTGCCGTACCAGCTGTTCATCACGTTATCGAACGGCAGACCCTTCACATAGGGCTTGATCATATCGACCTGCGCATAGTGGTAGATCGGGATCAGCGGCAGTTCCTGCGCGAGGATCTGCTCGGCCTGGGTATATTGCTCGTTCGGGTTCTCCGAGGTGACGGCCTCATCCAGCAACGCGTCGTAATCGGCATTGTTGAACTCGCCGTAATTCGAGCCGGTCGACCGGAAATAGTCGAGGAAGGTCGAAGCTTCGTTATAGTCCGCGCACCACGCATAGCGGGCCAGTTCGAAATCCTGTTCCTGCATGCGGTCGGTGTGGACCTTCCACTCCATGTTGTTCAGCGTGAGGTTCACGCCAAGCGGTTTCCACATCTGCTGCGCGACCACGGCGATCTTCTTGTGATCCTCCGACGTATTGTAGTTCAGGGTCAGGTTCAGCGGGTTGTCGGGACCGAAACCTGCCTCTTCCAGCAGGCGCTTGGCTTCCGCGACGCGGTCTTCCTGCGACATGGAGGCCATCTCGATCTCGGGCATCTCGAAGCCCTCCATCGCCCAATGGGTCCAGTTATAGGCGGGGCGCTGACCGCCCTGGAGCACCTGCTCGACGATGATGTCCCGGTCCAGGCCCAGCGTCAGCGCGCGGCGGATATTGGGGTCCTGCAATTCTTCGCGGCCCTTGTCGGACAAGTTGACCAGATAGGCATAGGAGCAGGCATAGGGAAGCGAATAGGCCTCTTCGGGGTATTCCTCCTTCAGGCGCGGATACTGGCCGGCGGGGATGTCGACACGGTCAAGCTCGCCCGACTGATAGCGGGTCAGCGCGACATTGATGTCGTTGACGGTGATCCCGTTCAGCTTTTCAAGGATCACGCTGTCGGCG
This genomic window from Paracoccus sediminicola contains:
- a CDS encoding oligopeptide/dipeptide ABC transporter ATP-binding protein, coding for MTNAKPLLDVRDLRVTFDIRREGDMPWTPPRLLHAVGGVDFTLQPGETLGIVGESGSGKSTLARALIGLAPATGTATWQDGTDLIGLSPRRMLKYRSDIQMVFQDPLASLNPRMTVGQIIAEPLRTHHPSLPRAEVKTRVKQMMERVGLLPNQINRYPHEFSGGQCQRIGIARALIVEPKLVICDEPVSALDVSIQAQVINLLGDLQRDLGLALIFIAHDLSVVKHISDRVLVMYLGRVMELAEAESLYAQPQHPYTQALLSAVPVPDPDLERSKTIIPLTGELPSPMSPPSGCVFRTRCPRAQPACAERVPELIGDPQHLTACHFPGPLDDAEIARAAEAEAEPV
- a CDS encoding ABC transporter permease subunit — translated: MIEHDKIKGLSDRMAAEEVRGRSPWADARKRFVKNKAAMVALIVLVLVVLFAIFGLYLAEWDYDSIDFMVMGSAATQGAPSLENGHYFGTDDLGRDIYARTVMGTRISLMVGTVGALVAVVVGTLYGATSGYVGGRTDQVMMRIVDILLSIPYMFVLILLLVIFGRRLEMLFLGIGLISWLEMSRIVRGQTLTLKNREFIEAARATGVPTWKIILRHIVPNLLGVVAVYATLLVPLMILTESFISFLGLGVQEPLTSWGALISEGAGTMRYGTIWQLGFPLGFFCVTLFALFFIGDGLRDALDPRDR
- the oppB gene encoding oligopeptide ABC transporter permease OppB, coding for MFGYILRRLAVAIPTLLLLIIFSFMLMHAAPGGPFTQEREVPAQVLANLEAKYGLDDPLWKQIVDYVWGILRHFDFGPSFVYPDRSVNEIIAAGFPVTLTYGLLSFILAVVVGVALGAAAAVRQNSWLDYLAVGISIGAQVLPNFVMAPILVLIFTLSLGWLPGGGWSFNNPDYWIMPVIALGTSYMASIARITRSSMLEVLSSNHIRTARAKGLPERRVIWKHALKPALLPVISYLGPAFVSMITGSVVIDMYFSTGGIGKSFVDSALNRDYAVMMGVTILVGALTILFSLIVDILYAWIDPKIRY
- a CDS encoding peptide ABC transporter substrate-binding protein → MTKLLMSTALALSFALPATAATVADGDELAETQEYNFWLLDAIKTTDPQLNTDVEGSDVLRQLFEGLMNEDLQGGMVPGVATDYEVSEDGLTYTFNLRPEAKWSNGEPVTAQDFIYGWQRAVDPANASEYAWFIELMNVVNASEIVNGEAELDTLGATAIDDNTLEVKLTKPTPYFIKMLSHPTTFPVLKSVVDEHGDDWTQAGNLVGNGAYVLTDHDLGVQITMEKNPEYWDADSVILEKLNGITVNDINVALTRYQSGELDRVDIPAGQYPRLKEEYPEEAYSLPYACSYAYLVNLSDKGREELQDPNIRRALTLGLDRDIIVEQVLQGGQRPAYNWTHWAMEGFEMPEIEMASMSQEDRVAEAKRLLEEAGFGPDNPLNLTLNYNTSEDHKKIAVVAQQMWKPLGVNLTLNNMEWKVHTDRMQEQDFELARYAWCADYNEASTFLDYFRSTGSNYGEFNNADYDALLDEAVTSENPNEQYTQAEQILAQELPLIPIYHYAQVDMIKPYVKGLPFDNVMNSWYGKDMYIAAE